A genomic segment from Thermotoga neapolitana DSM 4359 encodes:
- a CDS encoding RNA-guided endonuclease InsQ/TnpB family protein: MARSVNIAPEVQNMAKHMKTYKFPAPPEYHTKCKELSKLAGRVYSKTVSLVRKIHKKKGFWLSMNTVQKYILRWAQNIPLHSQTKQALVQRYFEALKSYFKASKTNQGLKPPFRTPKYTNVVWKNQAVKLLEDGTLRLAMGNGNDPLYIPTTLPKEVDIRRVELVYDKRQDKYFFHVTVSFESQTNISGSKVVGVDLGVVHPIVASTEDKAVIYNGGVLNSKLRYRNKKLAELQKKLAKKKPGSRRYRKLVRAKRRLLAKLYNQIKDILHKYTTHFVGWCLTEGVGTIAIGDLRGIRDRVDYNSTANQKIHQWLFRKISDLIKTKAEALGIEVVFVDESYTSQTCPVCGAKHKTSTRNFRCLGCGFEWHRDAVGALNIRKKYTGESLVVGALASPVGVRYNSHLRCPVIMWSPWKPTFEWAKTS, from the coding sequence ATGGCAAGAAGTGTTAATATAGCACCAGAGGTGCAGAACATGGCAAAACATATGAAAACATACAAATTCCCTGCACCACCTGAGTACCACACAAAATGCAAAGAACTATCAAAACTTGCTGGACGAGTATACAGCAAGACAGTTTCTCTTGTCAGAAAAATCCACAAGAAAAAAGGCTTCTGGCTTTCTATGAACACGGTACAAAAGTACATCCTTCGATGGGCACAAAACATTCCCCTTCACTCTCAGACCAAACAAGCCCTGGTGCAAAGATACTTTGAAGCCCTCAAATCCTACTTCAAGGCAAGTAAAACAAACCAAGGCCTCAAACCACCCTTTAGAACACCAAAGTACACAAACGTTGTCTGGAAAAACCAGGCAGTAAAACTTCTTGAAGATGGAACCCTAAGACTTGCGATGGGAAATGGAAACGATCCTCTCTACATACCAACAACCCTCCCAAAGGAAGTGGACATAAGACGTGTCGAACTTGTCTACGACAAAAGACAAGACAAATACTTCTTCCATGTGACAGTTTCATTCGAAAGCCAGACGAACATTTCTGGTAGTAAAGTAGTCGGCGTCGACCTTGGCGTTGTGCACCCAATCGTTGCCTCAACAGAGGACAAGGCAGTTATCTACAACGGCGGAGTGCTCAACTCAAAGCTTCGCTACCGAAACAAAAAGCTCGCTGAGCTCCAAAAGAAGCTGGCAAAGAAGAAACCTGGCTCAAGACGCTACAGGAAACTTGTTCGGGCAAAAAGAAGGCTTCTTGCAAAGCTCTATAACCAGATCAAAGACATTCTCCACAAGTACACAACACACTTTGTCGGGTGGTGCCTGACAGAAGGAGTAGGCACCATCGCAATCGGAGACCTTCGAGGTATACGAGACAGGGTCGACTACAACTCTACTGCCAACCAGAAGATCCATCAGTGGCTGTTCAGAAAAATTTCTGATCTCATCAAGACCAAAGCAGAAGCACTCGGTATTGAAGTGGTCTTCGTTGACGAGTCCTACACATCACAGACGTGTCCTGTCTGTGGTGCAAAACACAAAACATCGACGAGGAACTTCAGGTGCTTGGGTTGTGGTTTTGAATGGCACAGGGATGCGGTAGGGGCATTGAACATCAGGAAAAAGTATACAGGCGAGAGCCTGGTAGTAGGGGCTTTGGCGTCCCCCGTGGGTGTGAGGTACAACTCACACCTTCGTTGCCCGGTGATCATGTGGTCACCGTGGAAGCCCACCTTCGAGTGGGCAAAAACCTCCTGA
- a CDS encoding YbjQ family protein, whose translation MIVTTVEQIPGYRVKEILGVVSGNVVMSKHLGRDIAAALKTLAGGEIKGYTEMLTEARNIAFERMVKEAEKLGADAVIGFRYSSSMIMSGAAEILAYGTAVKLEKI comes from the coding sequence GTGATCGTCACCACCGTTGAGCAGATACCGGGATACAGGGTGAAAGAGATCCTTGGGGTGGTTTCAGGAAATGTGGTGATGTCGAAACATCTGGGAAGGGACATAGCCGCCGCATTGAAAACCCTTGCTGGAGGGGAAATCAAAGGCTATACGGAGATGCTTACGGAGGCAAGAAACATCGCTTTCGAAAGGATGGTGAAAGAGGCAGAAAAACTCGGTGCAGACGCAGTGATAGGATTCAGGTACTCTTCTTCCATGATCATGAGCGGTGCGGCAGAGATCCTCGCGTACGGAACAGCGGTGAAACTGGAAAAAATTTGA
- a CDS encoding ATP-binding cassette domain-containing protein, with amino-acid sequence MLKVENLKKFYGEKPAVDGISFEVEKGEVFAILGPNGAGKTTTLKCIVGLRKISSGKIELEGTFTYLPEEKKLYPYLKVREIVSLFKRIGKNFHEERSLKMLERYGIDPNEKIVNLSHGMRTILYLSLVLAEDVDLYILDEPTWGLDPIVRSEILEHIRSLTYRKLARKHIPFMGS; translated from the coding sequence ATGTTGAAGGTGGAGAACCTGAAAAAGTTCTATGGAGAAAAACCGGCGGTGGACGGTATCAGTTTCGAGGTAGAAAAAGGAGAAGTTTTCGCCATTCTTGGTCCCAACGGTGCAGGAAAGACCACCACTTTGAAATGCATAGTCGGCCTCAGGAAGATATCCTCTGGAAAGATCGAACTGGAAGGTACGTTCACATATCTTCCAGAAGAAAAGAAACTCTACCCTTATCTTAAAGTTAGAGAGATCGTATCTCTCTTCAAAAGAATCGGAAAGAACTTCCATGAGGAAAGATCCCTCAAGATGCTCGAAAGATACGGTATAGACCCCAACGAAAAGATCGTAAACCTTTCACACGGTATGAGAACGATCCTTTACCTTTCGCTTGTCCTTGCAGAGGACGTGGACCTCTACATACTCGATGAACCTACATGGGGACTCGATCCCATCGTGAGAAGTGAGATCCTCGAGCACATAAGATCCCTCACTTACAGAAAACTTGCCAGAAAGCACATCCCATTTATGGGATCGTGA
- the ylqF gene encoding ribosome biogenesis GTPase YlqF, translated as MNWYPGHIEKTKRQIRDLLKLVNTVLEVRDARAPFATSAYGMDFSSKNTIIVLNKVDIADEKTTKEWVEYFREQGKRVITTFKDEPRKTFLKKLSFDRLARVLVVGVPNTGKSTIINKLKGKRASSVGAQPGITRGIQWFSLENGVKILDTPGILYKNIFSKDLAAKLLLVGSLPVEKIDDHEVFEKAFEIFKRHQEIEEDFTTFFENFAKRRGLLKKGGVPDLDRAIRVFFTELSQGKLGRVSFERPDEINPEEQGQTRTV; from the coding sequence GTGAACTGGTATCCTGGTCACATAGAAAAGACAAAGCGTCAGATCAGAGATCTTCTGAAACTGGTCAACACGGTTCTGGAGGTCCGGGACGCCCGGGCCCCTTTTGCCACATCGGCGTACGGAATGGATTTTTCATCGAAAAACACGATCATCGTTCTGAACAAAGTGGACATAGCGGACGAAAAGACAACGAAGGAGTGGGTGGAATACTTCAGAGAACAGGGAAAAAGGGTGATCACCACCTTCAAAGATGAACCGAGGAAGACGTTTTTGAAGAAACTGTCCTTCGACAGACTTGCCCGTGTGCTGGTTGTGGGTGTTCCAAATACGGGCAAATCAACGATCATAAACAAACTGAAAGGAAAAAGAGCAAGTTCGGTAGGGGCTCAACCCGGTATAACAAGGGGCATACAGTGGTTTTCTCTGGAAAACGGCGTAAAGATCCTCGACACGCCGGGCATCCTCTACAAAAACATCTTCAGCAAAGACCTCGCCGCAAAGCTTCTTCTGGTTGGTAGCCTTCCCGTGGAGAAAATTGACGATCACGAGGTTTTCGAGAAAGCGTTCGAGATCTTCAAACGCCATCAGGAAATCGAAGAAGATTTCACCACGTTCTTCGAAAACTTTGCAAAAAGAAGGGGACTCCTCAAAAAAGGCGGAGTCCCGGATCTGGATCGTGCCATCAGAGTGTTTTTCACAGAACTGTCTCAGGGAAAACTGGGACGTGTTTCTTTCGAGCGCCCCGACGAGATCAATCCTGAAGAACAAGGGCAAACTCGAACGGTTTGA
- the rpsB gene encoding 30S ribosomal protein S2: MAVVTMKQLLEAGVHFGHRTRRWNPKMAPYIYTERKGIYIIDLQKTQQLLEEAYYFVREKASEGATILFVGTKKQAQGVIKAEAERCGAFYVNNRWLGGLLTNFKTIRSRIDKLIELEEMEQSGKLDELPKKEQSRIRRVLEKLRKNLGGLKEMRKLPDIVYIVDPRKEKIAVAEANKLGIPIVAIVDTNCDPDPIDYVIPGNDDAIRSIKLITSVIADAYLEGREGAPLTTEEESKVEETVEGTIEEVDLEELEEEEEV; the protein is encoded by the coding sequence GTGGCGGTTGTCACCATGAAACAGCTTCTGGAAGCGGGAGTGCACTTTGGACACAGAACGAGAAGATGGAACCCGAAGATGGCCCCCTACATCTACACGGAAAGAAAGGGCATCTACATCATCGACCTTCAAAAGACCCAGCAACTTCTAGAAGAAGCCTACTATTTTGTGAGGGAAAAGGCCAGTGAAGGTGCGACGATCCTCTTTGTAGGAACGAAGAAACAGGCCCAGGGTGTTATAAAGGCTGAAGCGGAAAGATGTGGTGCTTTCTACGTGAACAACAGATGGCTCGGTGGACTCCTCACGAATTTCAAGACGATCAGATCAAGAATAGACAAACTCATCGAACTCGAGGAAATGGAACAGAGCGGAAAACTCGATGAACTACCAAAGAAAGAGCAGAGCAGAATAAGAAGAGTGCTGGAAAAACTCAGAAAGAACCTTGGTGGGCTCAAGGAGATGAGGAAACTCCCTGACATCGTCTACATAGTGGATCCGAGAAAAGAAAAGATAGCCGTTGCCGAGGCGAACAAACTGGGTATTCCCATCGTGGCCATAGTTGATACGAACTGCGATCCTGATCCGATCGATTACGTGATACCCGGAAACGACGATGCGATCAGATCTATAAAACTCATCACTTCCGTTATAGCGGATGCGTACCTTGAAGGAAGAGAGGGAGCTCCTCTTACGACGGAGGAAGAATCGAAGGTAGAAGAAACCGTTGAGGGGACGATTGAAGAGGTCGACCTGGAAGAACTTGAAGAAGAGGAAGAGGTGTGA
- a CDS encoding GntR family transcriptional regulator, whose protein sequence is MWFRIDFHSSKPIYEQIKEKIKLLILSGKLKEGDFVPSIRSLAEDLGVNLNTVARAYRELVQEGVLEVKRGEGYIVSRVNRGKFQAQLEEKLKKMLEDCKKAKIPLERVLKLAEEVYRGDE, encoded by the coding sequence TTGTGGTTCAGGATCGATTTCCACTCTTCAAAACCGATCTACGAGCAGATAAAAGAGAAGATCAAACTGCTCATTCTGTCCGGAAAGTTGAAGGAAGGTGATTTCGTGCCCTCCATACGATCGCTCGCAGAGGACCTTGGGGTGAACCTGAACACCGTTGCCCGTGCGTACAGAGAACTCGTCCAGGAAGGCGTTCTGGAGGTGAAAAGAGGAGAAGGCTACATCGTATCGAGGGTGAACAGAGGAAAGTTCCAAGCGCAACTTGAGGAGAAACTCAAAAAGATGCTGGAAGACTGCAAAAAAGCGAAAATTCCTTTAGAGAGGGTGTTGAAACTGGCAGAAGAGGTTTACAGGGGTGATGAGTGA
- a CDS encoding ATP-grasp domain-containing protein encodes MVKILIGSCGGLTGLYLAKVLRKMDIGERFEIYGFDITTKVPTKFFLDKLFVISRSSEEKEFIDQLIEILNKERIDIYIPVHSEECRVVSKYQTEILKRSRSKFMISPYETFKMLDNKANAYKILKGIGLKTPKIYTSYHDVDEFPVVVKPAVGSGSRGFFICRNREELELATTIYRDALIMEYIDGKEYTVDAFFNKKGELVTYNQRIRIKTLGGAAVISENDFSIDVRDQIEKIAAKCKIFGPANFQFFLTPENEVIFTDINLRFASGGLPLSVESGSNIVKLLILELLGKPYNPSEFQSDRKKRIMYRYFEEMFEVTEG; translated from the coding sequence ATGGTGAAAATTCTAATAGGTTCATGCGGTGGTCTTACAGGTCTTTATTTAGCGAAAGTTCTGCGAAAAATGGATATTGGAGAGAGGTTCGAGATATATGGTTTCGATATAACAACGAAGGTTCCTACAAAATTCTTTCTGGATAAATTGTTTGTAATAAGCAGATCCAGTGAAGAGAAGGAGTTTATCGATCAACTCATTGAAATCCTGAACAAAGAAAGGATAGATATCTATATCCCGGTGCACTCTGAAGAATGCAGAGTTGTTTCAAAATACCAGACTGAAATACTCAAACGAAGTCGTTCGAAATTCATGATATCACCTTATGAAACATTCAAAATGCTGGATAATAAAGCAAATGCTTATAAAATTCTGAAGGGGATAGGACTTAAAACGCCAAAAATATACACCTCTTACCACGACGTAGATGAATTTCCCGTGGTTGTCAAACCAGCAGTGGGAAGCGGCAGCAGAGGATTTTTCATTTGTAGAAACAGGGAGGAATTAGAACTTGCAACAACGATTTATAGAGACGCTCTAATAATGGAATATATCGATGGAAAAGAATACACAGTCGATGCTTTCTTCAACAAAAAAGGTGAGCTGGTCACATACAATCAGAGAATCAGAATCAAAACGTTGGGAGGCGCTGCTGTTATCTCAGAAAACGACTTTTCGATTGATGTTCGTGATCAAATTGAAAAAATTGCGGCGAAGTGTAAAATATTTGGGCCTGCAAATTTTCAGTTTTTTCTGACTCCAGAAAATGAAGTAATATTTACAGATATAAATCTGAGATTCGCTTCCGGAGGGCTTCCTTTGAGCGTAGAATCAGGTTCCAACATTGTAAAATTGTTAATACTGGAACTTCTGGGAAAACCTTACAATCCATCTGAGTTTCAGAGTGATAGGAAAAAGCGAATTATGTACAGATATTTTGAGGAGATGTTCGAGGTGACCGAGGGGTGA
- a CDS encoding MFS transporter, with translation MRQLTEKDYRWNFFVNSMDYAFFSLGMTLGSIFTLFPVFAKNLGASNVELGLIPAIANLGWGIPAIWGAKYAERSPRKLKLVLEVTLGERLPYLFMVLISFYLAVPSPKLALYLSILMMGIATFSMGFLGPPWMSMIEKVIDPKRRGTFFAMGNGLGAILGVGGSIIAKRLLSEYPFPENFGYVFLTAFVFFMVSFVFLALTREVPDQVTPDDEPIWNYIKNMKHVFLDGNFRNFLIERIITSFMFASSGFITVYLLEKFSLPDDAAAAFTAIVLTSQGVSSFVFGPLGDKKGHKLNLLFSKIFYSLAVLIAFFSTDPFHAYFVFALMGLVNTTNNVGNMAITLDFVSGKRKELYMGSLYFSIAPFSFIAPLIGGKIADAFGYGFLMVATGLIGTLACFYVVKFIVDPRVKRD, from the coding sequence ATGAGACAGCTGACCGAGAAAGACTACCGCTGGAACTTTTTCGTCAACTCCATGGATTATGCCTTTTTCAGCCTTGGAATGACACTCGGTTCCATTTTCACGCTCTTTCCCGTTTTTGCGAAAAATCTTGGGGCGTCGAACGTGGAACTCGGTCTCATCCCGGCCATTGCGAACCTCGGCTGGGGTATTCCGGCAATATGGGGCGCAAAATACGCCGAAAGGTCCCCCAGGAAACTGAAACTGGTCCTGGAAGTGACACTCGGAGAGAGGCTTCCTTATCTCTTCATGGTCCTGATCAGTTTCTATCTTGCCGTGCCTTCTCCCAAACTGGCTCTGTACCTTTCCATTCTGATGATGGGAATCGCCACGTTCTCCATGGGGTTTCTGGGGCCACCGTGGATGAGCATGATAGAGAAGGTGATCGACCCGAAAAGAAGAGGCACTTTCTTTGCCATGGGAAACGGCCTGGGAGCGATCCTCGGTGTGGGAGGATCGATCATCGCAAAAAGACTTCTTTCAGAATACCCGTTTCCTGAGAACTTCGGTTATGTTTTTCTCACCGCGTTTGTCTTTTTCATGGTGTCTTTTGTCTTTCTTGCACTCACCAGGGAGGTGCCCGATCAGGTCACTCCGGATGATGAACCCATATGGAACTACATAAAAAACATGAAACACGTGTTTCTGGACGGAAACTTCAGAAACTTTTTGATAGAGAGAATCATCACCAGTTTCATGTTCGCCTCCAGTGGTTTCATCACGGTCTATCTTCTGGAAAAGTTCTCTCTTCCAGACGATGCCGCTGCGGCGTTCACAGCGATAGTTCTTACATCTCAGGGTGTTTCATCGTTTGTGTTCGGACCGCTGGGCGATAAGAAAGGACACAAGTTGAATCTTCTTTTCAGCAAGATCTTCTACTCCCTTGCCGTTTTGATCGCCTTCTTCTCAACGGATCCGTTTCATGCTTATTTCGTCTTCGCTCTGATGGGACTTGTCAACACGACCAACAACGTGGGTAACATGGCGATCACACTGGATTTTGTTTCTGGAAAAAGAAAGGAACTGTACATGGGATCTCTGTACTTTTCCATCGCACCGTTTTCCTTCATAGCACCACTCATCGGTGGGAAGATAGCGGATGCCTTTGGATACGGGTTTCTCATGGTCGCCACAGGACTGATCGGAACGCTTGCCTGTTTCTACGTTGTGAAATTCATCGTGGACCCGAGGGTGAAGAGGGATTAG
- a CDS encoding DUF1923 family maltosyltransferase, which translates to MILKEINRFCREKITGKKLYAVPKLWIPRFFKNFEEKSGKYFVDPYEFAAAVTDWVLKHSRDLDYSQPLSFLKGESSPDWIKRSVVYGSLPRTTTSYNHKGSGYFEEDDALGFREAGTFFKMILLLPFIKSLGVDAIYLLPVSKMSDLFKKGGAPSPYSVKNPMMLDERYHDPLLESFNVEEEFKAFVEACHILGIRVILDFIPRTASRDSDLIKEHPDWFYWIKVEELADYTPPRAEEIPFKVPDEDELEIIYGKESVKRHLKKFTLSPDRIDSEKWERIKKEEGNILELIVKEFGVITPPGFSDLINDPQPTWDDVTFLRLYLDHPEASKRFLEPDQPPYVLYDVIKASKFPGRVPNRELWEYLANVIPHYQKKYGIDGARLDMGHALPKELLDLIIRNVKEYDPAFVIIAEELDMNRDRAAKEAGYDVILGSSWYFAGRTEEIGKLPEIAEKLVLPFLASVETPDTPRIATRKHASRMKKLAPFVTYFLPNAIPYVNTGQEIGEKQPMNLGLDTDPNLRKVLPPTDEFFGKLAFFDHYALHWDRPDRGVLSFIRRLLKIREEFLGFILEGTFKNLSNEDLVLYSYEKDGKKLVIAANVGKETKELSGGRVWDGREWEEKERVILKPFEFALVLQD; encoded by the coding sequence TTGATCCTCAAAGAGATAAACCGTTTCTGCAGAGAGAAAATCACCGGAAAAAAGTTGTACGCAGTTCCAAAGCTCTGGATACCAAGGTTTTTCAAGAACTTCGAGGAGAAGTCTGGAAAGTACTTCGTCGATCCGTACGAATTCGCTGCGGCCGTTACGGACTGGGTCTTAAAGCACTCAAGGGATCTCGATTATTCACAGCCTCTTTCGTTCCTGAAGGGTGAAAGTTCTCCTGACTGGATAAAACGCTCTGTCGTCTACGGTTCTCTTCCGAGAACAACAACTTCGTACAATCACAAGGGTTCTGGCTACTTCGAGGAGGACGATGCCCTCGGCTTTCGTGAGGCGGGAACGTTCTTCAAGATGATCCTTCTTCTTCCGTTCATCAAATCGCTCGGGGTGGATGCCATCTACCTTCTTCCTGTGAGCAAGATGAGCGATCTTTTCAAAAAGGGTGGGGCACCGTCTCCGTACTCTGTGAAGAATCCCATGATGCTCGATGAAAGATACCACGATCCACTTCTTGAGTCCTTCAACGTGGAAGAAGAGTTCAAAGCCTTCGTTGAAGCGTGTCACATCCTCGGGATCAGGGTGATACTCGATTTCATACCGAGAACGGCCTCGAGGGACTCGGATCTCATAAAAGAACACCCGGACTGGTTCTACTGGATAAAGGTTGAAGAACTTGCAGACTACACTCCACCGAGGGCAGAGGAGATTCCCTTCAAAGTGCCCGATGAGGATGAACTGGAGATCATTTACGGAAAAGAAAGCGTGAAAAGACACCTCAAGAAGTTCACTCTCTCCCCGGATCGGATCGATTCAGAAAAGTGGGAAAGGATAAAGAAAGAAGAGGGCAATATCCTGGAGCTTATCGTGAAAGAATTTGGAGTCATCACACCTCCTGGTTTTTCCGATCTGATAAACGATCCTCAGCCTACTTGGGACGATGTCACGTTCTTGAGACTGTACCTTGACCATCCGGAGGCATCGAAAAGGTTCCTCGAACCAGATCAACCTCCCTACGTTCTCTACGACGTGATAAAGGCGAGCAAGTTCCCGGGAAGAGTGCCCAACAGGGAACTCTGGGAATACCTTGCAAACGTGATACCACACTATCAGAAGAAGTACGGAATCGATGGGGCAAGGCTCGACATGGGGCACGCCCTTCCAAAGGAACTCCTCGATCTCATAATAAGGAACGTGAAAGAGTACGATCCGGCCTTTGTGATTATAGCCGAAGAACTCGACATGAACAGGGACAGGGCGGCAAAAGAGGCAGGCTACGACGTGATACTTGGGAGCAGCTGGTATTTCGCGGGAAGAACAGAAGAAATAGGAAAACTACCAGAAATTGCAGAAAAACTCGTTCTTCCATTTCTGGCATCCGTTGAAACACCGGACACACCCCGTATAGCCACAAGAAAGCACGCTTCCAGAATGAAAAAACTGGCACCTTTTGTGACCTACTTTCTGCCGAATGCGATCCCGTACGTGAACACGGGACAGGAGATAGGCGAGAAACAACCAATGAACTTGGGTCTGGACACGGATCCGAATCTGAGAAAAGTGTTACCACCAACGGATGAATTTTTTGGCAAACTCGCTTTCTTCGACCACTACGCTCTCCACTGGGACAGGCCTGACAGGGGAGTTCTTTCCTTCATACGAAGGTTGTTGAAGATAAGAGAGGAGTTCCTCGGTTTCATCCTCGAAGGAACCTTCAAAAACCTCTCGAATGAGGATCTGGTTCTGTACTCTTACGAAAAAGACGGGAAAAAACTTGTCATTGCTGCAAACGTTGGAAAAGAGACGAAAGAACTTTCCGGTGGCAGGGTCTGGGACGGAAGAGAGTGGGAAGAGAAAGAAAGGGTGATTCTCAAACCGTTCGAGTTTGCCCTTGTTCTTCAGGATTGA
- a CDS encoding ABC transporter permease subunit — protein sequence MRVRFLVMFFILLGTFVLLVVVKDYTQNLSEIIRSAPKNILEKFGVTDEFMKKLSRWDFYIITQWYGKNLGQFVPILAIIMAFPVFAREIENETMELLLVRVKRRRLFMVKFFIPLVFTLLALVVLAVLPLPVSWIIGESLDASSVFRYLLVETIGIFLWFSITIFFSLLFSDQVKPLIVSIALLAGTTALGSFIKLLSILNTYLYILKGDLVLWPSLAYTLAGVVFTYLSYKVLETKDF from the coding sequence ATGAGGGTGCGCTTTCTTGTGATGTTCTTCATCCTTCTTGGAACGTTCGTTCTACTTGTGGTGGTGAAGGACTACACGCAAAATCTCTCTGAGATCATCAGAAGTGCACCGAAGAACATTCTGGAAAAGTTCGGTGTCACAGATGAGTTCATGAAGAAACTCTCCAGATGGGACTTTTACATCATCACACAGTGGTACGGAAAAAATCTTGGTCAGTTCGTTCCAATACTCGCAATCATAATGGCTTTTCCGGTTTTTGCAAGAGAGATAGAGAACGAAACGATGGAACTTTTACTTGTGAGAGTCAAAAGAAGAAGGCTCTTCATGGTGAAGTTTTTCATTCCCCTTGTTTTCACCCTTCTGGCCCTTGTGGTGCTCGCCGTTCTTCCACTGCCCGTCAGCTGGATCATCGGTGAGTCACTGGATGCGAGTTCTGTGTTTCGCTATCTTCTGGTGGAAACGATAGGGATCTTTCTGTGGTTTTCCATCACCATCTTCTTTTCCTTGCTGTTTTCCGATCAGGTCAAGCCCCTCATCGTTTCGATCGCTCTTCTTGCAGGAACAACGGCACTTGGAAGTTTTATCAAACTCCTTTCCATTTTGAACACCTACCTTTACATACTGAAGGGAGATCTTGTCTTGTGGCCGTCTCTGGCTTACACCCTGGCTGGTGTGGTGTTTACTTATCTTTCCTATAAAGTTCTTGAAACAAAAGACTTCTGA
- a CDS encoding glycosyltransferase family 4 protein: protein MNIAILNHYASIPEMGSSETRHFELAKRFVKDGHSVDVYVGDFSHLSGKRWSETFGWRFSKEGVNFIVVKTREYSGNSLSRLLSSYDYYKNGKKLVVQREYDVIIASSPHPFSWSLGWYYVKKKKGKLFLEIRDVWPDDLVELGSISYSHPVSKLFDFMCKKYYPKADGIISLVPDLSRHFERLRVHPERFVFVPNGVDLSRFENYEHCPRVEEILSRVPQNKMKVLYAGSIVPHNGVKEFLEMLSGVKEDTREKFVFIFVGPSQPDYLEELKKTFRNLRNVFFFDPVPKKCVPSLFQKVDFLLFTLSPTKMAHPAVSSYKVLDYMASGKPVLCIDVEGILFKETNGAIFFNERNLEEVLEDLLKKDYSHLGLKNREYVERERDWSRLYEKLKEFIFS from the coding sequence TTGAACATCGCCATACTCAACCACTATGCCAGCATTCCGGAGATGGGAAGTTCGGAGACGAGGCATTTTGAACTCGCAAAAAGGTTTGTGAAGGACGGCCACAGCGTGGACGTCTACGTTGGGGACTTTTCGCACCTTTCAGGAAAAAGGTGGAGTGAAACGTTCGGATGGCGTTTTTCAAAAGAGGGAGTGAACTTCATAGTTGTGAAAACAAGAGAGTACTCTGGAAACTCACTCTCCAGGCTTCTCTCCTCTTATGATTACTACAAAAACGGGAAAAAATTGGTCGTTCAAAGAGAATACGACGTGATCATCGCCTCTTCACCACATCCCTTCTCCTGGAGTCTTGGCTGGTACTACGTGAAAAAAAAGAAAGGAAAACTCTTTCTTGAGATCAGAGACGTCTGGCCAGACGACCTTGTGGAACTCGGCTCAATCTCGTACTCTCACCCTGTCTCAAAACTCTTTGACTTCATGTGCAAAAAATACTATCCGAAGGCCGATGGGATTATCTCTCTTGTTCCGGATCTTTCAAGGCACTTTGAGAGACTGAGGGTTCATCCTGAAAGGTTCGTCTTTGTGCCAAACGGCGTGGATCTGAGCCGATTCGAAAATTATGAACACTGTCCCAGGGTAGAAGAAATTCTCTCCAGAGTGCCGCAGAACAAAATGAAGGTTCTCTATGCAGGATCGATCGTTCCGCACAACGGAGTGAAAGAGTTCCTTGAGATGCTCTCAGGTGTGAAAGAAGATACAAGAGAGAAATTTGTCTTCATCTTTGTGGGGCCTTCCCAGCCAGACTATCTTGAGGAGTTGAAGAAGACCTTCAGAAATCTCAGGAACGTCTTTTTCTTCGATCCTGTTCCCAAAAAGTGTGTTCCATCTCTCTTTCAGAAAGTGGATTTTCTTCTCTTCACCCTTTCTCCCACCAAGATGGCCCATCCCGCGGTGAGTTCCTACAAGGTGCTTGACTACATGGCGTCTGGAAAACCCGTTCTGTGCATCGACGTTGAGGGAATTTTGTTCAAAGAAACAAACGGTGCGATTTTCTTCAACGAAAGAAACCTCGAAGAAGTTCTGGAGGATCTTCTCAAAAAAGATTATTCACATCTTGGGCTGAAAAACCGAGAGTACGTTGAGCGTGAAAGAGACTGGAGCCGTCTTTACGAAAAGTTAAAAGAGTTCATCTTCTCCTGA